A region of the Conyzicola lurida genome:
CCCCTGCGCTACTTCAGCGGGCCGAGCGAGCACAAGCAGCGCTCCGTGCCGCTCGATACCGCCCGACTCGAGAACTTCTTCGAGAACGAGCTGGGCTGGCTCAGCCTGAACAACACCGCCCGCGCGATGTCGATCAAGGGCTCGCGCCTCGAGTTCTTCGGCGTCAATGACGCTCACCGCGACTGGGACAAGCTCGGCGCTCTCCCCGGCGCGATCGAGGAGATGCAGGAGAACGTCGAGTGGCCCGCCGGCCGCCCCGGCCAGGAGTCGATCTCGATCGGTGTGACGCATGCGCCGTACCAGCGCGTTCTCAACTCGTTCGTGACCAACGGCGCGAACATGATCTTCGCCGGCCACACGCATGGCGGACAGGTCCGCGTGCCCGGTCTGCCGCCTCTCGTGACCAATTGCGATATTCCTCGCGATCAGGCCCAGGGGCTCAGCGTGTGGAATCACGCCCGTCGTGCCGCGTATTTGAACGTGTCGGCGGGTCTCGGAACCTCGATTTATGCGCCGGTTCGCTTCGCATGTCGGCCCGAAGCGGTCGTAGTGACATTAACCGCCGGAGATTTCAGCTATTCTTGATAGGTTCACGTCGTTAGCGGCGGGAAAGATCGGGGTGTGGCGCAGCTTGGTAGCGCGCTTCGTTCGGGACGAAGAGGTCGTGGGTTCGAATCCCGCTACCCCGACACAACACAGAAACGCTCTCCCTCACGGGAGGGCGTTTCTGCGTTAAGCGGTTCGAGCCTGTCGAAGCCCTTAACGCACGAACGCCCTCCCCGAGCGGGAAGGGCGTCGTGGCGATGGGTGCTATCCCCCGAGGAACGGGATCACGAACAGGCCGATCGTGACGACCGGGCCGATGATGACCATCGACAGACCCCATGCCATGAGGTGGCGGTAGAGGCGCGGACGCTCCTCCTCGACCCCGGAAGCCACGATCGTGGCGCCCGTGGTGCCGAAGGGCGCACAGTCGACGAGCGACGCCGAGATGGCGAGCGCGAAGATGAAGCCGGTCATCTCGAGTCCGCCGCCGGGGACGAGCAGCGGCACGGCGAGCGGGATGAGCGCGCCGAGGATACCGATCGTGGAGGCGAAGGCCGAGACGAGCCCCGCGATGACACAGATGACGAACGCGGCGATCAGCGGCTCGTTGACCGAGCGGGCGGCCTCGCCGAGCTGGTCGATGGCGCCGAGGCGGGTGAGCACGCCGACGTAGGTGATGATTCCGCCGAGGAGCAAGATTGTTCCCCAGTCGATGCGCGTCATGGCCTTGCGGCCGACATCCGGCTTGATGAAGGCGAGCACGAGGGCCAGCGTCAGAGCGACAGCACCGAGGTTGAGGTCGATGTCGAGGAGGGTGATCGTGAAGAATCCGATGACCAACACGGGGATCGACGCGAGAACGATGGCCTGGTAGCCGGTGAGCGGCTTGAGGACGGTCTCGGTGAGCACCGCGGTGCCTCCGGTACCGCCTGCCGCGCCCGAGCCGTTGCCCGCCGCGACGCTGGCCGCGAGAGCCGTGCGGCGGCGGGTCATGAGCTCGCGTCCGCCGAACATGAAGAAGGCGACGAGCACGACGAGGGTATTGATGCCGACCGAGAGGCCGAACATCAGGCCCGGGTTGTAGTCGATGCCGGCGGTGCGGGCGACGGTCATGACCGTGATGCCGTTGATGCTCGTCGGTGCGAGCGCGCCTCCGACGATCGCCGAACTCATCACGATGCCCATCATCGTGGAGTGGATGCGATGTTTGGCCGCCAGGCTCATCGCGATCGGCACGATGGTGAAGGCCGCGTGCGAGGTGCCGAGGCAGGCGACGAGCGTGCCGATGACGAACATCGCCCACGGGATCAGCGCGACCCGGTCGCCGATCAGCCGCACGGAGCGGTCGACCAGCCAGTCGATCGTGCCGGTCTCGCGCGCGATGCCGAACAGGTAGGTGATGCCCAGCAGGATCAGCAGGGCGTCGACCGGGAAGCCGCCGAGCACGTCGTCGAAGCTTTCGCCGACGATGAGCACGCCGACGATCAGGGCGGCGACGAGCGCGAGCGCACCCATGTGGATGTTGCGGATCGCGGAGATCGCGAAGACCGCGACCAGGACGATGAGCGCGATGACCTCGACGTTCACGAGCGCACCGCCGTTGCGGTCAGGGTGTGGATTACGGGCATCTTCGTCGATCTCCTAGAACTGGGTGGTGGGGGCGAGGGAGGGTCAGACCCCGAGCGCGAGGCCGGAGCGGTAGGCGGCGAGCGCCGCGGCGGGCACATCGGCGAGGTCGGAGATGCGCACGAGGTCGCCCGCGGCGACGCCGGAGACGAGTCGGGCGCCGGAGAGCAGGTAGTACGGCGCGATCTCTCCGCCGTCGGGGTCGATGAGCACGGGGGCGACGCCGGCGATCTCGTGGTGGTGCCCCTCGACGCGGAACGTCGTTCCGGGTTCGAGCGCCTCGGGAGCGCGCGCGGCGAGCACGGTGTGCTGGCGCGGTTCGGCGATCACCGAGGTGTCGTCCACTGCGGCGGCGATCGTGATCGGCGTCTCGACGCCCATGAAGTGGTACGGCCAGTAGATGCACGCGTACTTGCCGTCGCGGCTCACGACGTGGCCTTTACCGGCGAGGATGTCCCAGGTGACCGCGTCTCCGGTGCGCACGATGACGAACACACCGCCCGCGAAGCTCGCCTCGCCGGGGAGACGCAGCATCGAGAAGACGTCGATCGAGCCGGTGCGGCCGATCAGTCCGCCGTCCTCTCGGGCCGCGTAGAGGTCGGCGAGTTCGTCGGGGCGGGCGACCGGGTAGTGCATGCCCTCCACGTCGGAGATCGCGCCGGTGTAGAGCGAGACGACGTTCATCTCGCAGTAGTCGGCGGCGGCGGAGCGCTTGAGGGCCGCGACCTGCGCGGACCGGGCGGCGACCGTGGCGGCGAGGTCGTCGCCGAGCTCGAGCAGGTCGGCCAGGCCGGGGGCGTCGATCGTGACGCCGTTCTGGTTGACGACGCCGGTCGCCGGGTCGAAGGCCAGGTCGTACTCGCTGGACTTGCCGAGCGCCACGATGTCGAAGCCGACCTCGAGCACCCACGCGGTGAGACGCAGCAGGTTGGCGGGCTGGTCGCCGTCGCCCGGGAGGTAGCGGAGGCCCTTCTCGCGGGCTTTGGCGCTGAGGGCGACCCCGGCGACCGACTCGATCTCCTTGCTCACCATCACGACGTGCACACCGGAGTCGAGGGCGGTGTCGGCGTAGGCGTGTCCGGCCTCGACGCGTCCGGTCGCTTCGACGAGCACCTCGACGGAGGCCCAGTCGATGGCGGAGGCGTCGGCCACCACGGCGGTCTTGCCCGCGGCGATGGCTGCGGCTGTCTCGTCGGCGGAGGCCGGGACGGCGATCAGGTCGTCGGCTACTCCGAGCTCGCGCAGCATGCGGGTGACTCCGGCGACGTCGGGATCCACCAGCTGGGTGGCCGTCATGTCGGGCAGGCGGCGCAGCTGGTCGAGCAGCGTGCGGCCGTATCCCCCGTTGGCACCGGTCAGCAGGACGCGGATGGGAGTCGCGCGTTGGGGAGTCGAGCTCTGGATCACCATTGTTCCTATCGTTCACACGCCGGCACACCGCCGGAGGCAGGGCAATCGTATCGAGACTTCTCAGATTGTCAAAAATGTTCCCAAAGAATCACATAAGCTGTGATTGTCGAGCTCGACGAGAGTTCCCTGACCGACAACGAAGACGATGAAGAGGTTCACCATGCAGATCGGCGCCGTAGCCGACGACTTCACGGGAGCGACCGACCTCGCGACGACTCTGCGTCGTCGCGGCATGTCCGCCGCCGTGGTCATCGAGAACCAAGAGATCGCCGCCGACCGACTGGCCGGCCTCGACGCCGTCGTCGTCGCCCTCAAGTCCCGCACCGCTCCCGTCGGCGTCGCGGTCGCCGACTCGCTCGCCGCGCTCGAGCGCGTCATCGGCTGGGGTGCCGAGCGCGTCTACCTCAAGTACTGCTCCACCTTCGACTCCACCGACGAGGGCAACATCGGCCCGGTACTCGACGCGTTCGTCGACCGCCTCGCCGTCGACCGCACGGTCGTGGTGCCCGCGTTCCCCGCGAACGGCCGCACCGTCGAGAACGGCACCCTCTACGTCAACGGCGACCTGCTCGAGAATTCGTCGATGCGCCATCACCCGCTCACCCCGATGACGAAGAGCCGCCTGAGCGAGATCCTCGCCCCGCAGACGCACGCCGCCATCAGCGAGATCCCGCTCGACGTCGTGCGCGAGGGCGTGGACGCGCTCCGTGCCGCGGTCGACGCCGCCGCCCCCGGCTACCTCGTGGTCGATGCGACCGACGACGCCGACCTTCGCACCATCGCGCTGGCGACCGCCCACCTGCGGCTGCTCAGCGGCGGCGCGGGGCTCGCCACCGGCCTCGACGCCACGGGCACCGCCTCCCCCGACGACTTCCCGCGGTTCGGGGCACGACGCCTCGTCGTCTGCGGGTCGGCCTCCGCCACGACGAGGGCCCAGATAGCGGATGCCGCCAGCAAGCACCCAACCCGCAAAGTCGATGTCTCCGCCGCCGTCGCCGACCCCGCGGCCGAGGTCGACGCGATCGCGCAGTGGGTGCGCTCGCTCGACGCGTCCGCTGTGCCGGTCGTCTACTCGGTGGGCGAGCTCGCGGACGTGTTGCCCGGCGAGGCCGGTGCTGCCGCGGCATCCGTCGTCGAATCGGTTCTGTCGGCGGTCGTCGCACGACTCGTCGACGACGGCACCGTCGACCAGGTCATCGTCGCGGGCGGCGAGACGAGCGGGGCCGTGGTCAAAGCGCTCGGTATCTCGCTGCTGACGATCGGCCCGCAGCTCGCCCCCGGCGTGTGTTGGAGCGCCGCGGATACCGCGGGCGGGCACGAGGTCGCGCTCGTGCTGAAGAGCGGCAACTTCGGCGCCGTCGACCTGTTCACGAGCGCGTGGGAGGTGCTCGTATGAGCGCCGAGGCGCGGCTGATCGCCGCCGGCCGCGCGCTGGTCGAGGCCGGGCTCAGCCCCGGCAGCTCGGGCAACGTGAGCCTGCGCGACGGCGACCGCATCCTGATGACCGGCACCGGCACGCGTCTAGGCCTGCTCGAACCGACCGACATCGCCGTGCTCGACGGGGAGGGGAACCAGCTCTCCGGCCCGAAGCCGTCGAAGGAGGTGGCCCTGCACCTCGCGCTCTACGCCAAGAATCCCGACCACCGGGCCGTGGTGCACGTGCATTCGCCCTTCGCCGTCGCGGTCTCCTGTCTCGCGCCGTGGTCGGAGCACAGCGCGATCCCGCCGCTGACCCCGTACTCGCTCATGCGCGTCGGCCAGGTGCCGCTGCTGCCGTTCGCCGCTCCCGGCGACCCCGCGATGGGCCGACTGATCACCGACAGCGCGTTCCCGTTCCGCGGGGCACTGCTCGCGAACCACGGCGCGGTGGTCAGCGGCGAGGACATCGAACGGGCCATCGACAGCATGGTCGAGTTCGAGGAGGCATGCCGCATCACGGTGCTCACCGACGGCGCCGACCGCCGCCTCATCGCACCCGACCAGGTGCGGGCGATCACCGGCCAGTGGGGCATGCCGTGGTCCGACTGAGCCGCATTAGGATTCAGAGGCACGAGAAAGGCTGACCGATGCAGCAGACGGCACCACTGATCCCCGAGCAGCGGCGCGAGAGCATCCTCCGCCACCTGCAGCGCAGCCACGTGCTGAGCTACCGCCAGCTCACCGAGCTGCTCGGCGTGAGCCAGATGACCGTGCGCCGCGACGTCGCCGCGCTCGAAGAAGAGGGCCGCGTCAGCGCCACCCCCGGCGGCGCCAAGCTCGTCTCGCGGCTGATCGAGGAGCCGAGCCGGGCCGTCAAGCAGGCCGCGGGCGTCGCCGAGAAGGCCGCCATCGCCCGCGTCGCCGCCGGCATGGTCAGCGACTCGATGACGGTCTACCTCGACGCGGGAACCACCGTGCAGGCCATGCGCCCGTTCCTGCAGAACGTCAACGACCTCACGATCGTCACCAACGACCTCGCGACCGTGCAGGCGTTCCTCGACCATCCGACCGCCGACCTGATCTGCATCGGCGGCCGCGTCGACAAGGCGAACCTGTCGACCATGGGGCGGCTGACCCGTCTCGCGCTCTCGGAGCTGTCGCTCGACGTGGCGTTCATCTCGTCGAGCTCGTGGGATCTCGCCCACGGCGTCACCACCCCCGTCGAGGCCAAACTCGAGGCGAAGCGCGCGGCGATCGCGACCGCGGAGACCTCGGTACTCATGGCCGACAGCTCGAAGTACGGGCGCTTCGGCCGCTACCGCGCGCTGCGCCTCGACGAACTGAGCACCGTCGTCACCGACAGTTCATTGCCGGATGCCGCGGCCGACGCCCTGCGCGGGGCCGACGTCGACCTGATCCTGGCCGAGTAGCGGCCGGTGGTCGAGTAGCGCGTCTGCGGGGCGTATCGAGGCCCGGCAGCCGTAAGAGGGGTTTCGATACGGCCGCGGGCGGCCCACTCAACCACCGCACCTACCGCTGGATCAGGCGAAGTCGGCGTCGGGGCCGGCCTGGTAGCTCAGCTCGACGCGCTCGCGACGGCCGTTGTTGAGAACACCCTCGCTCTCCTCGAGGTAGCAGGCTCCGCAGAGCGACTGGTACCCGACATCCTGCCCGTCAATCGCCACCTGGGCACCGTCGAAAATGAAACGTCCGTCGACGGTGCGCGCGTTGAAGACGGCCTTGCGACCGCAGCGGCAGATCGTCTTGAGCTCTTCGAGCGAGTGGGCGATCTCGAGGAGGCGGCGGCTGCCGGGAAACGCGACCGTCTGGAAGTCGGTGCGGATACCGTACGCGAGAACGGGCACGCCCTCGAGGATGGCGATGCGCAGAAGATCGTCGACCTGCGACTCGGAGAGGAACTGCGCCTCGTCGACGAGCAGGCAGCTGACGTCGACACCGGTGGATCGCAGCACGCGCGCCCGCTCGGTGGCGAAGGCGACGTAGATGTCCTCGTCGGGGCCGACCGTGAAGTCGACCGGACGCGTCACGCCGAGGCGCGAGACGATCTCGTTGTCACCTTTGGTGTCGATGTCGGGCTTCGCGAGCAGCACCTGCTGGTCGCGTTCCTCGTAGTTGAACGCGGCCTGGAGGAGAGCGGTGCTCTTGCCGCTGTTCATCGCGCCATAGCGAAAGTAGAGTTTCGACATTTAGAGCAGGTATCCGTCCTCAGCGGCCCGACGAATCAGTTCCGCTTTTTTGCTGGCCGGCCGGTTGGCTTTGGCGTATTTCTCGCGCACGCGGCGCAGGTAGGTCTTGGCGGTCTCGTACTGCACGTTCATCTTGGTGGCGACCTCGACGGTGCTGTACCCGGAGACGTAGAGACGGAACGCCTCGACCTCGCCGGCGCTGAGTTTGGGGCGCGACTGGCTGGTGGCGCCGACCGGCAGCGGACGCCAGTCCCGCTGCACGACGGTGTTGGGGCGCACGCCCATGATCTGGCGGGCGGCGTCCATCACCTCGCGCATGGGGAGCGACTTGGAGAGGAATCCGGCGGCACCGGCGGCGAGCGCCCGGTCGCGGGACTCGCGGCTGTCGAGGCTGGTGAGCACGATGACCTTGGCACCGGCTGCGCGGCAGGTGCGCACGCGCGCCTCGATCGACACGGGCTCCTTGAGCTGGAAGTCGAGGAAGACGAGGTCGGTCGGGAAGTTGTCGCTGTGCACGAGCTCGATCCAGGTGCTGGCGCTCAGCACGAGGTCGAAGTCGGGGGCGTTGGCGAAAATCCAGCTGCTGAGGCTGTCGAGCAGCACTTCGTG
Encoded here:
- a CDS encoding metallophosphoesterase, translated to MGHTAVKTAATALGAVAAVGAGAFAWGSLVERNRFTVRHEVLPILEPGARSLTVLHLADIHLAPWQRGKQEWIRSLADLEPDLVVNTGDNLGHEDTYEALEYTLAPFTGAGVFVNGSNDYFGPTFKSPLRYFSGPSEHKQRSVPLDTARLENFFENELGWLSLNNTARAMSIKGSRLEFFGVNDAHRDWDKLGALPGAIEEMQENVEWPAGRPGQESISIGVTHAPYQRVLNSFVTNGANMIFAGHTHGGQVRVPGLPPLVTNCDIPRDQAQGLSVWNHARRAAYLNVSAGLGTSIYAPVRFACRPEAVVVTLTAGDFSYS
- the otnK gene encoding 3-oxo-tetronate kinase, which codes for MKRFTMQIGAVADDFTGATDLATTLRRRGMSAAVVIENQEIAADRLAGLDAVVVALKSRTAPVGVAVADSLAALERVIGWGAERVYLKYCSTFDSTDEGNIGPVLDAFVDRLAVDRTVVVPAFPANGRTVENGTLYVNGDLLENSSMRHHPLTPMTKSRLSEILAPQTHAAISEIPLDVVREGVDALRAAVDAAAPGYLVVDATDDADLRTIALATAHLRLLSGGAGLATGLDATGTASPDDFPRFGARRLVVCGSASATTRAQIADAASKHPTRKVDVSAAVADPAAEVDAIAQWVRSLDASAVPVVYSVGELADVLPGEAGAAAASVVESVLSAVVARLVDDGTVDQVIVAGGETSGAVVKALGISLLTIGPQLAPGVCWSAADTAGGHEVALVLKSGNFGAVDLFTSAWEVLV
- a CDS encoding thymidine kinase; amino-acid sequence: MSKLYFRYGAMNSGKSTALLQAAFNYEERDQQVLLAKPDIDTKGDNEIVSRLGVTRPVDFTVGPDEDIYVAFATERARVLRSTGVDVSCLLVDEAQFLSESQVDDLLRIAILEGVPVLAYGIRTDFQTVAFPGSRRLLEIAHSLEELKTICRCGRKAVFNARTVDGRFIFDGAQVAIDGQDVGYQSLCGACYLEESEGVLNNGRRERVELSYQAGPDADFA
- a CDS encoding DeoR/GlpR family DNA-binding transcription regulator, whose amino-acid sequence is MQQTAPLIPEQRRESILRHLQRSHVLSYRQLTELLGVSQMTVRRDVAALEEEGRVSATPGGAKLVSRLIEEPSRAVKQAAGVAEKAAIARVAAGMVSDSMTVYLDAGTTVQAMRPFLQNVNDLTIVTNDLATVQAFLDHPTADLICIGGRVDKANLSTMGRLTRLALSELSLDVAFISSSSWDLAHGVTTPVEAKLEAKRAAIATAETSVLMADSSKYGRFGRYRALRLDELSTVVTDSSLPDAAADALRGADVDLILAE
- a CDS encoding SLC13 family permease yields the protein MNVEVIALIVLVAVFAISAIRNIHMGALALVAALIVGVLIVGESFDDVLGGFPVDALLILLGITYLFGIARETGTIDWLVDRSVRLIGDRVALIPWAMFVIGTLVACLGTSHAAFTIVPIAMSLAAKHRIHSTMMGIVMSSAIVGGALAPTSINGITVMTVARTAGIDYNPGLMFGLSVGINTLVVLVAFFMFGGRELMTRRRTALAASVAAGNGSGAAGGTGGTAVLTETVLKPLTGYQAIVLASIPVLVIGFFTITLLDIDLNLGAVALTLALVLAFIKPDVGRKAMTRIDWGTILLLGGIITYVGVLTRLGAIDQLGEAARSVNEPLIAAFVICVIAGLVSAFASTIGILGALIPLAVPLLVPGGGLEMTGFIFALAISASLVDCAPFGTTGATIVASGVEEERPRLYRHLMAWGLSMVIIGPVVTIGLFVIPFLGG
- a CDS encoding class II aldolase/adducin family protein, whose translation is MSAEARLIAAGRALVEAGLSPGSSGNVSLRDGDRILMTGTGTRLGLLEPTDIAVLDGEGNQLSGPKPSKEVALHLALYAKNPDHRAVVHVHSPFAVAVSCLAPWSEHSAIPPLTPYSLMRVGQVPLLPFAAPGDPAMGRLITDSAFPFRGALLANHGAVVSGEDIERAIDSMVEFEEACRITVLTDGADRRLIAPDQVRAITGQWGMPWSD
- a CDS encoding homoserine dehydrogenase produces the protein MVIQSSTPQRATPIRVLLTGANGGYGRTLLDQLRRLPDMTATQLVDPDVAGVTRMLRELGVADDLIAVPASADETAAAIAAGKTAVVADASAIDWASVEVLVEATGRVEAGHAYADTALDSGVHVVMVSKEIESVAGVALSAKAREKGLRYLPGDGDQPANLLRLTAWVLEVGFDIVALGKSSEYDLAFDPATGVVNQNGVTIDAPGLADLLELGDDLAATVAARSAQVAALKRSAAADYCEMNVVSLYTGAISDVEGMHYPVARPDELADLYAAREDGGLIGRTGSIDVFSMLRLPGEASFAGGVFVIVRTGDAVTWDILAGKGHVVSRDGKYACIYWPYHFMGVETPITIAAAVDDTSVIAEPRQHTVLAARAPEALEPGTTFRVEGHHHEIAGVAPVLIDPDGGEIAPYYLLSGARLVSGVAAGDLVRISDLADVPAAALAAYRSGLALGV
- a CDS encoding response regulator transcription factor, producing MRLAILDDHEVLLDSLSSWIFANAPDFDLVLSASTWIELVHSDNFPTDLVFLDFQLKEPVSIEARVRTCRAAGAKVIVLTSLDSRESRDRALAAGAAGFLSKSLPMREVMDAARQIMGVRPNTVVQRDWRPLPVGATSQSRPKLSAGEVEAFRLYVSGYSTVEVATKMNVQYETAKTYLRRVREKYAKANRPASKKAELIRRAAEDGYLL